A window of the Canis lupus baileyi chromosome 8, mCanLup2.hap1, whole genome shotgun sequence genome harbors these coding sequences:
- the FBXO24 gene encoding F-box only protein 24 isoform X3 translates to MGEKAVPSPRRRRVKRSCPSCGPEPGGEEKKGRGNPISVQVFPPELVEHIISFLPVRDVVALGQTCHYFHEVCDAEGVWRRICRRLSPRLREQGSGVRPWKRAAILNYTKGLYFQAFGGRRRCLSKSVAPLLAHGYRRFLPTKDHVFILDYAGTLFFLKNALVSSTLGQIQWKRACRYVVLCRGAKDFASDPRCDTVYRKYLYVLATREQPGVVGTTGSRACDCVEVYLQSSGQRVFKMTFHHSMSFKQIVLVGQETQRALLLLTEEGKIYSLVVNETQLDQPRSYTVQLALRKVSRCLPHLRVACMASNQSSTLYITDQGGVYFEVHTPGVYRDLFGTLQAFDPLDQQMPLALSLPAKILFCALGYNHLGLVDEFGRIFMQGNNRYGQLGTGDKMDRGEPTQVHYLQRPITLWCGLNHSLVLSQGSDFSKELLGCGCGAGGRLPGWPKGSASFVKLHVKVPLCACSLCSTRECLYMLSSHDIEHHPTYRDLPASRVVGTPEPSLGAGASQDAGGAAQACEEYLSQIHSCPTLQDRMEKMKEIVGWMPLMAAQKDFFWEALDMLQRAAAGVGPGLPTPES, encoded by the exons GTGAAGCGGAGCTGCCCTTCCTGTGGCCCAGAGCCTGGGGGTGAagagaagaaggggagagggaaccCTATTTCTGTTCAGGTGTTCCCCCCAGAGCTG gTGGAGCATATCATCTCATTCCTCCCAGTCAGAGATGTAGTCGCTCTGGGCCAGACCTGCCACTACTTCCACGAAGTGTGCGATGCTGAGGGCGTGTGGAGACGCATCTGTCGCAGGCTCAGTCCTCGCCTACGAGAGCAGGGTTCTGGGGTCCGGCCCTGGAAGAGAGCTGCCATTCTTAACT aCACGAAGGGCCTGTATTTCCAGGCATTTGGGGGCCGCCGCCGCTGTCTCAGCAAGAGTGTAGCCCCCCTGCTAGCCCATGGCTACCGCCGCTTCTTGCCCACCAAGGACCATGTCTTCATTCTTGACTATGCGGGGACCCTCTTCTTCCTCAAAAATGCCCTGGTCTCCTCTACCCTTGGCCAGATCCAGTGGAAGCGAGCCTGCCGCTATGTTGTGTTGTGTCGTGGAGCCAAGGAT TTTGCCTCAGACCCAAGATGTGACACAGTTTACCGTAAATACCTCTATGTATTGGCCACTCGGGAGCAGCCAGGGGTGGTAGGCACAACTGGCAGCCGGGCCTGTGACTGCGTCGAGGTCTACTTGCAGTCCAGTGGGCAGCGGGTCTTTAAGATGACCTTCCACCACTCCATGAGCTTCAAACAGATTGTGCTGGTGGGTCAGGAGACCCAGCGGGCTCTGCTGCTTCTCACAG aggaaggaaagatctACTCTTTGGTCGTGAATGAAACCCAGCTGGACCAGCCACGCTCCTACACAGTTCAGCTGGCCCTGAGGAAGGTGTCCCGGTGCCTGCCTCACCTTCGAGTGGCCTGCATGGCTTCCAACCAGAGCAGTACTCTCTACATCACGG ACCAGGGAGGAGTGTATTTTGAGGTGCATACCCCAGGGGTGTATCGTGATCTCTTTGGGACCCTTCAAGCCTTTGACCCCCTGGACCAGCAGATGCCGCTTGCTCTTTCACTGCCTGCCAAG ATCTTATTTTGTGCTCTTGGCTATAATCACCTTGGCCTGGTGGATGAATTTGGCCGAATCTTTATGCAGGGAAATAACAGATATGGGCAGCTGGGAACAGGGGACAAAATGGACCGAGGGGAACCCACACAG GTACATTATCTGCAACGCCCCATTACCCTGTGGTGTGGCCTCAACCACTCCCTGGTGCTGAGCCAGGGCTCAGACTTCAGCAAGGAGCTTCTGGGCTGCGGCTGTGGGGCTGGAGGCCGCCTCCCTGGCTGGCCTAAGGGGAGTGCCTCCTTCGTGAAGCTCCACGTCAAG GTCCCTTTGTGTGCCTGTTCCCTCTGCTCTACCAGAGAGTGCCTCTACATGCTGTCCAGCCATGACATCGAGCACCACCCCACCTATAGGGACCTACCAGCCAGCAGGGTGGTGGGGACCCCCGAGCCCAGCCTGGGAGCCGGAGCATCCCAAGACGCAGGGGGGGCGGCCCAAGCCTGTGAGGAGTACCTCAGCCAGATCCACAGTTGCCCCACCTTGCAGGATCGCATGGAAAAGATGAAGGAGATCGTAGGCTGGATGCCCTTGATGGCTGCACAGAAGGATTTCTTTTGGGAGGCCTTGGACATGCTGCAGAGGGCTGCTGCAGGCGTTGGCCCAGGCCTCCCAACCCCAGAGAGCTGA
- the FBXO24 gene encoding F-box only protein 24 isoform X8, whose product MGEKAVPSPRRRRVEHIISFLPVRDVVALGQTCHYFHEVCDAEGVWRRICRRLSPRLREQGSGVRPWKRAAILNYTKGLYFQAFGGRRRCLSKSVAPLLAHGYRRFLPTKDHVFILDYAGTLFFLKNALVSSTLGQIQWKRACRYVVLCRGAKDFASDPRCDTVYRKYLYVLATREQPGVVGTTGSRACDCVEVYLQSSGQRVFKMTFHHSMSFKQIVLVGQETQRALLLLTEEGKIYSLVVNETQLDQPRSYTVQLALRKVSRCLPHLRVACMASNQSSTLYITDQGGVYFEVHTPGVYRDLFGTLQAFDPLDQQMPLALSLPAKILFCALGYNHLGLVDEFGRIFMQGNNRYGQLGTGDKMDRGEPTQVHYLQRPITLWCGLNHSLVLSQGSDFSKELLGCGCGAGGRLPGWPKGSASFVKLHVKVPLCACSLCSTRECLYMLSSHDIEHHPTYRDLPASRVVGTPEPSLGAGASQDAGGAAQACEEYLSQIHSCPTLQDRMEKMKEIVGWMPLMAAQKDFFWEALDMLQRAAAGVGPGLPTPES is encoded by the exons gTGGAGCATATCATCTCATTCCTCCCAGTCAGAGATGTAGTCGCTCTGGGCCAGACCTGCCACTACTTCCACGAAGTGTGCGATGCTGAGGGCGTGTGGAGACGCATCTGTCGCAGGCTCAGTCCTCGCCTACGAGAGCAGGGTTCTGGGGTCCGGCCCTGGAAGAGAGCTGCCATTCTTAACT aCACGAAGGGCCTGTATTTCCAGGCATTTGGGGGCCGCCGCCGCTGTCTCAGCAAGAGTGTAGCCCCCCTGCTAGCCCATGGCTACCGCCGCTTCTTGCCCACCAAGGACCATGTCTTCATTCTTGACTATGCGGGGACCCTCTTCTTCCTCAAAAATGCCCTGGTCTCCTCTACCCTTGGCCAGATCCAGTGGAAGCGAGCCTGCCGCTATGTTGTGTTGTGTCGTGGAGCCAAGGAT TTTGCCTCAGACCCAAGATGTGACACAGTTTACCGTAAATACCTCTATGTATTGGCCACTCGGGAGCAGCCAGGGGTGGTAGGCACAACTGGCAGCCGGGCCTGTGACTGCGTCGAGGTCTACTTGCAGTCCAGTGGGCAGCGGGTCTTTAAGATGACCTTCCACCACTCCATGAGCTTCAAACAGATTGTGCTGGTGGGTCAGGAGACCCAGCGGGCTCTGCTGCTTCTCACAG aggaaggaaagatctACTCTTTGGTCGTGAATGAAACCCAGCTGGACCAGCCACGCTCCTACACAGTTCAGCTGGCCCTGAGGAAGGTGTCCCGGTGCCTGCCTCACCTTCGAGTGGCCTGCATGGCTTCCAACCAGAGCAGTACTCTCTACATCACGG ACCAGGGAGGAGTGTATTTTGAGGTGCATACCCCAGGGGTGTATCGTGATCTCTTTGGGACCCTTCAAGCCTTTGACCCCCTGGACCAGCAGATGCCGCTTGCTCTTTCACTGCCTGCCAAG ATCTTATTTTGTGCTCTTGGCTATAATCACCTTGGCCTGGTGGATGAATTTGGCCGAATCTTTATGCAGGGAAATAACAGATATGGGCAGCTGGGAACAGGGGACAAAATGGACCGAGGGGAACCCACACAG GTACATTATCTGCAACGCCCCATTACCCTGTGGTGTGGCCTCAACCACTCCCTGGTGCTGAGCCAGGGCTCAGACTTCAGCAAGGAGCTTCTGGGCTGCGGCTGTGGGGCTGGAGGCCGCCTCCCTGGCTGGCCTAAGGGGAGTGCCTCCTTCGTGAAGCTCCACGTCAAG GTCCCTTTGTGTGCCTGTTCCCTCTGCTCTACCAGAGAGTGCCTCTACATGCTGTCCAGCCATGACATCGAGCACCACCCCACCTATAGGGACCTACCAGCCAGCAGGGTGGTGGGGACCCCCGAGCCCAGCCTGGGAGCCGGAGCATCCCAAGACGCAGGGGGGGCGGCCCAAGCCTGTGAGGAGTACCTCAGCCAGATCCACAGTTGCCCCACCTTGCAGGATCGCATGGAAAAGATGAAGGAGATCGTAGGCTGGATGCCCTTGATGGCTGCACAGAAGGATTTCTTTTGGGAGGCCTTGGACATGCTGCAGAGGGCTGCTGCAGGCGTTGGCCCAGGCCTCCCAACCCCAGAGAGCTGA